From the Oryza glaberrima chromosome 5, OglaRS2, whole genome shotgun sequence genome, one window contains:
- the LOC127775208 gene encoding uncharacterized protein LOC127775208: MQIMAVNTSLEPTNCFLLLSENKDQAELRRSYSEYSNTTRAADHLVAGAGVVAVASSGGASGGGGGGGGSDVETTVRCACCSVTEECTAAYIRRIRAAHYGDWVCGLCAEAVRERMRGGGGGGGVEAALRWHMEVCRDFNSTTRLNPKLSLAGSMRDIARRSFNRRTTASTSAAATCHDQLRAAKTMARTLSCQQRFLA; encoded by the exons ATGCAGATCATGGCAGTAAACACAAGCTTGGAACCAACAAATTGCTTCCTGCTGCTGTCCGAG AACAAGGATCAAGCTGAGCTGCGGCGATCGTACTCGGAATACTCGAACACCACCAGAGCGGCGGATcatctcgtcgccggcgccggagtaGTGGCAGTGGCTTCCTCCGGCGgtgcctccggcggcggcggcggcggcggcggctcggacgTGGAGACGACGGTGCGGTGCGCGTGCTGCAGCGTGACGGAGGAGTGCACGGCGGCCTACATCCGCCGCATCCGGGCGGCGCACTACGGTGACTGGGTGTGCGGCCTCTGCGCGGAGGCCGTGCGCGAGCggatgcgcggcggcggcggcggcggcggcgtggaggcggcgctgcgGTGGCACATGGAGGTGTGCAGGGACTTCAACTCGACGACGAGGCTGAACCCGAAGCTGTCCCTCGCCGGCTCCATGAGGGACATCGCCAGGAGGAGCTTCAACcggcggacgacggcgtcgacgtcggcggcggcgacgtgccaCGACCAGCTCCGGGCGGCGAAGACGATGGCGAGGACACTCAGCTGCCAGCAAAGGTTCTTAGCGTGA